The nucleotide sequence GCCGATGCTGTGAAAGCCAAATTAAACGTAGAAAACAGCGAGTACAAAATACAAGAAGTTCGTGCTAATGCTTTACCACAAATTAGTGCTAACGGAGGTTTAACGTATAATGCTATTATTCCTCAAATGGCTTTGGTAATGGGCGATCAGGTACAGGTAATTCAAATGGGAACGCCTTGGCAATCAAACGCCACACTATCGTTAAATCAACAATTATTTAATCAAGCCGTTTTCACAGGGTTAAAAGCTGCAAAAACCACACGCGAATTCTATAAAATAAACGCACAGCTAACCGAAGAACAAGTTATTGAAAAGGTTGCCAACAGTTATTACGAAGTTTATAAAACCGAATCGCAACTTAAAACAATAGATAAAACCATTGAAAACACCACCCGTGTTCGCGATGTTATTCAAAGTTTGTACGATAATGGTTTGGCAAAAAAAATAGATTTAGACAGAACCAACGTTACTTTAAACAATCTGAAAAGTAATCGTCAGCAATTAGTAAATGCCTTACAGTTGCAAGAAAATGCGTTAAAATATTTAATTGGTATGGATATGAATCAAGATATCAATATGCCTGAAAATACGTTTGAAGTAACTAAACATGCTTTGGTTGACGAAAGTGTTAACATTGAAAACAGAACCGAAATAAAGTTACTAGAAAAACAAAGCGAATTATTAACATTAAACAAAAAAGCAATTACCGCAGAAGGGTATCCAAATTTAAGTATGAACGCAAATATTGGTTATAATGGTTTTGGTGATACATTTCCGTGGTTTGCAAAACCTGCCGATGGTGTATATTGGTCAGGAACTTCAGCGATAGGTTTAAATTTAACCATTCCTATTTTTAATGGTGGATCAATTCGCGCAAAGGTAAAACAAGCACAGATTGATATTGAAAAACTAGAAGCAGATAAACGAGATACCCGTTTAGCTTTAGATATGGCTTTAAGAAATGCCGTAACACAACTAAACAATTCTTTAATCACGCTAAACACACAAAAAGAAAATGTGAATTTGGCTAAAGAAGTATTAACAAACATAGAAAACAATTATAAATTTGGTTTGGCAACCTTAACCGATTTATTAGACGCAGAAACGCAGTATGCCGACGCACAAAACAATCACACCAATGCTTTACTAGATTATAAAGTTGCCGAAATACAGCTTATTAAAGCAAAAGGAGAATTAAAATCATTAACAGAAGAATAAAACTAATTGCATTTAAAAATGAAAAAAGTCATCATAACAGGAATAGTAATAATTGCCGCTTTAGCAGGAATTATGTACGTTTTAAATAAAAACAAAGCAAACAGCGAAGCACAAACCGCAATTGTTGCACAAAAAAATGCAGCTGTAGCTGTACGTGTTGAAACAGCCGATTTTAAAAACGTAAATGGCGAATACGTTGCAAATGGTGTTTTTGCACCTAAGCAAGAAGTGAAAATTTCTGCCGAAACTGCCGGTATCGTTACAAAAGTTTTGGTTAAAGAAGGATCTTTTGTTAGTGCAGGACAAACACTTGCCGTAATTAAAGCAGACAAACAAAATGTAAACGTAAGTAACGCTCAGGCAAATTACAACAACGCTAAAGCAGAAGTAGAGCGTTACCAAAGTGCTTATGCAACAGGCGGTGTAACCAAACAACAGTTAGATCAAATGAAACTGCAATTGATTAACGCTAAAAACAACCTACAAAGTGCACAAATTACCGCTGGTGATGTAAACATTAAGGCATCGTTTTCTGGTATTGTAAATAAAAAAAGTGTTGAACCAGGTGCGTACGCAAACCCAGGAACCGAATTATTCGAAATCGTAAATGTATCTACTTTAAAATTAAAAGTAAAGGTTGACGAGAAAAATGTAGGAAGCTTAAAATTAGGTCAGTCTATTAAAGTAGAATCGCCTGTTGTTGCCGATAAAGAATTTACAGGAAAAATATCGTTTATTGCCCCAAAAGCAGACGAAAGCTTAAATTTCCCTGTAGAGCTTGAAATTCAAAACAATGCTGCAAACGATCTAAAAGCCGGTATGTACGGTAACGCTTATTTTGGTAACAGCCAAATGGCAAACGTATTAATTGTTCCGCGTACAGCATTTGTTGGTAGTGTAAGTTCTAACCAAGTGTTTGTTTACAAAGAAGGAAAAGCCGTATTAACCAAAGTGGTTTCGGGAAGAACTTTTGGTGATGCCATTGAGGTTATTTCCGGAATTGAAAAAGGCACAAAGGTAATTACTTCGGGACAAATAAATTTAGCAAACGGTACTGCTGTTGAAATCATTAAATAAAATTAGCTGTAAGCTATAAGCCGTAAGCACGCTGCTTATTGCCTAAAGTTTATCGCCTAAAGCAAAAATATAAATGAAAATATCTGAAATATCAATAAAAAGACCCAGTGTTATCATCGTACTTTTTTCGATGTTGATACTTGGTGGTATTGCATCATACCTTAGTATGGGATACGAATTAATTCCTAAGTTTGATGTAAACGTAATTAACGTGCAAACAGTTTATCCTGGTGCGGCACCATCAGAAGTTGAAACTTCGGTAACAAAAGTAATTGAAGATGCGGTTTCATCGTTAGAAAACGTTAAAAAGCTTGAATCGAAATCTATGGAAGGTGTATCGGTAGTAATGATTACCCTTAATACCGGAGCCGATGTAAACTTTTTACTTACCGATGCCCAACGTAAAATTAATGCCGTAATAAACGATTTGCCCGAAGATGCAAAAACACCTTCGCTAAACAAATTCTCTTTAGATGATGTTCCTATTATGAACCTTTCAATAACATCATCTTTAACAGAAAAAGAATTATACGATTTATTAGATCAAAAAATACAACCGGTTTTTGCCCGTATTAACGGTGTTGCAAAAGTTGACTTGGTTGGTGGCGAAGAACGTGAAATTCAGGTAAGTGTTAAACCAGAAAAATTAGCAGGTTACGGCTTAACAATAAGCCAGGTTCAGCAAGTTTTAGCACAATCTAATATGGATTTCCCAACGGGGAATATTAAAACAAAAAATAACCAAACAACCATTCGTTTATCTGGTAAATTTACGTCGTTAGATCAAATGCGAAACCTGCCAATTACAACCCCAAGCGGAACATCGATCCGTTTAAGTGATATTGCCGAGGTACAGGACGGAATTAAAGACATTGAAAAAATTGCACGTATTGGTCAAAAAAACACCATCTTAATGCAGGTGTACAAACAGTCTGATGCCAATGCAGTAGAAGTTTCAGAAGCTGTTAAACAAACAATTGCCGTAAAAGATGGCGACGGAAAAATTGTAAGCGGTATAGAAAAAGATTATAAAGCCCAAAACATTCAAATATCTATTGCATCAGATTCAACAGACTATACCATTAATGCGGCAAACCACGTAATGGTCGATTTAGCAATCGCAGTAGCTTTGGTAGCGTTTATTATGTTGTTTTTCTTACACAGTTTGCGCGATGCCGCTATTGCAACCATTGCCATTCCGTTATCGTTAATAGCAACTTTTATCGGGTTAAATTTATTTGGATACACCTTAAACTTAATGTCGTTACTTGGTTTATCGCTGGTGGTAGGTATTTTGGTAGATGATGCCATTGTGGTTATCGAAAATATTCACCGCCATATGGAAATGGGTAAAAATAAAGTACGTGCCGCTTATGACGGGGCTGCCGAAATTGGCTTTACCGTAACGGCAATTACCCTGGTTATTGTTGTGGTATTTTTACCAATTGCATTATCAACCGGTTTGGTATCCGATATTTTACGTCAGTTCTGTGTTACCGTAGTTATTGCAACGTTGTTGTCGTTAGTTGTTTCGTTTACCGTGGTGCCTTGGTTGTACTCTCGTTTTGGTAAACTGTCACACATTAGTAAACATTCGTTCTTCGGAAAAATACTTTACGGTTTCGAGGCTGGTTTGGGTAAACTTACAAACGGAATTTCGGGCATTTTAGAGTGGTCGTTAAAAAACCGTAAAAACAAGATTATTGCTTTATTGGTTACTTTATTGTTGTTCTTTTCATCGATAGGATTAGTTGGAGCAGGATACATCGGAGGAGATTTCTTCCCAAGCAGTGATAAAGAAGAATTTTTATTACAGTTTGAATTACCTAAAGACGCATCAATTGAACAAACCAATTTATTGACACAAAAAGCCGAAGCATATCTTGCTAAACGACCTGAAATAGAAAAAATGATTACAACCGTTGGTCAGGCTTCAGATGGTATGATGACCACTTCGGGTACAAAATACAAATCGGAAATTCAGATCTTTTTAAAAGACGGAAACAGCAAAATAGAACCAACAAAAGTGTATTCTGCAAAACTAAAACGCGAAATGGAAGCTCTTTTAGTTGGAGTAAAAGTTAAAACGGTAGAAGTGGGTATTATGGGAGCAGAACAAGCACCGCTTATGCTAACCGTAATTGCATCAAGCCAAGAAGATGCGTTGGAATATGCACAGAAAGCTGCCGATTTATTACAAAAAATTCCTGGATCGCGTGAAATTAGATTAACATCCGAAGACGGAAACCCTGAAGTTGTTGTAAAATTAGACCGCGATAAAATGAACGCTTTAGGTTTAAATGTTGCAACTGTTGGTATGACTATGCAAACAGCATTTGCCGGAAACGACGATATGAAATACCGTGCCGGTGATACCGAATACGATATTAGAGTACGTTATGACGAAATTGGTCGTGGTACAATTGAAGACGTTAGATCGTTAAAATTTATCAACAACAAAGGTCAATCAATTATGTTAGAACAGTTTGCGGATATTACCTATGGTTCGGGACCAACATTATTAGAACGTCGCGATAAATCTCCGTCGGTTTCTGTACAGGCACAAGTTGTAGGTAAATCAGAAGGTACAATTGCTACCGAATGGGAAGAGCAATTTTCTAAATTAGAATTAAAACCGGGGGTTTCATTTAAATGGGGCGGTAACAAAGAAAATCAAGACGAAGGTTTTGGTACTTTAGGTATTGCTTTATTAGCCGCTATTTTATTAGTGTATGCCGTAATGGTAATTCTTTACGACAGTTTCTCTAAACCGTTCATTATCTTGTTCTCTATTCCGTTATCGTTCATTGGGGCGTTATTATTCTTAGCATTAACCAACCAATCGTTAAATATCTTTACCATTTTAGGTATCATTATGTTAATTGGTCTGGTTGCAAAGAATGCCATTATGCTGGTTGATTTTGCCAACCATAAAAAAGATTTGGGTTACAGCACGTACGATGCCTTGGTTGCAGCCAACCACGCACGTTTTCGCCCTATCTTAATGACAACAATTGCAATGGTTATAGGTATGTTACCAATTGCAATGGCAACAGGCGATGGTGCCGATATGAACCGTGGTTTAGCAATTGTAATTATTGGTGGTTTATTATCATCGTTATTTTTAACCTTAATTATTGTACCTGTTATTTATTCTATTTTCGATGGAATTGGTCGCAGATTTGGAAAAGGTAAAAAAGCAAATTACGAAGAATTAATGGAAGCCGATTACGAAGAAAACGAAAATTACGTTGATGAATTCGGTGAAAAACAAAACTAATTTTTTTCTATATTTTAAGAAACGACCTTCGGGTCGTTTTTTTGTTTTATAAGTTCATTAACAAGGTTTTAAATAAAAATAAATTACATTTATAACCTTAATTTTTTAAATTGTATTGCTATGGACAGATTAGAATTAGAAGGAAAATGGAACAAAATAAAAGGATCCGTTAAACAAAAATACGCCGATTGGTTTAACAACGATACAACTTTTGCAGAAGGAAAATTAGAGGAATACATTGGAAAAATCCAACAAAAAACCGGCAGAACCAAAGAAGACATCGAACAAGAAATCCGCGATTGGAAAGACGATAACAATCACCTTTAAACCACAATTAAACAATTTATTAAAATAGGCAGCCATATTTGTTGCCTATTTTGTTTTTTAAATCTTTTTTTTGCTACTTTTAGTAAACAAATCAATAAGAAAAAAAGAACTATGAGCGAGTACACACTAGCAGCGTTTGTTGAAAAAACTAAACAAAAGGAGCGGGAACACGATTATTTTGAGATAGAAAAACCTCAAATGTTAGAAATTAATTTAAACAACCAATTCGTTTGGACAAAAAACGGAAGTATGGTTGCTTATGTTGGAAACATTAAATTTGAACGCGAAGGTATGCTTTCTGGCGGTATAGGCAATTTGTTAAAAAAAACACTTACAGGCGAAGGTGCAAAACTAATGAAAGCCAGCGGAACCGGTCGTTTGTATGTTGCCGATTCTGGTAAAAAAGTACAGATTTTACAATTGCAGGGGGAGTCGATCTGTGTAAACGGAAACGATATTTTAGCACACGATCAAACCATTAAAAACGAAATTACAATGCTTAAAAGCATTGCAGGGATGATGTCTGGCGGATTGTTTCAAATTCGTTTAACAGGCAATGGTCACGTAGCAATTTCTACGCACGGCGATCCGTTAACATTGTTGGTAAAACCGGGCGAACCTGTATTTACCGATCCTAATGCTACCGTAGCGTGGTCGGGCAATTTAAAACCAGAATTAAAAACCAATGTGTCGTTTGAAAGTTTATTAGGACGTGGCAGCGGCGAAGAATTCCAAATGATGTTCCAAGGCGAAGGCTGGGTGCTAATTCAACCTTACGAAGAAGTATATTTCCAACAGAAATAATTTAAAAGTGATCATTCAAACACAACGATTAACAATAAGATCCATTGATTTTAAAGACAGTGTTCAGGTTTATAAGTATCGAAGCAATCCCGAAATCAATCAATATTTAAGTTTTGTACCTGAATCTATAGAAGAGGTAGATCAGTTTATAGCAAAAAATCCAAAAGAATTCAATTTACCCGAAACATGGTTTCAGTTGGCAATTGTGCTTAAAGAAACAAGTGAAGTTATTGGTGATATAGGCGTCCATTTTTTTGGAAAAGAAAATAAGCAGGTAGCATTGGGATACACCCTAAGTAACCTTCATCAAAATAAAGGTTTTGCCACTGAAGCCCTTAAAAATGTAATCGATTTTTTATTTACAAATTTAAACAAACACCGTATTGTTTTATCAATCGATCCTGAAAACAAAGCGTCTATAAAGCTAGCCAAACGATTGGGATTTCGTAAAGAAGGTCATTTTGTAAAAAGTTTGTTTTTTAAAAACCAGTGGGTTGACGACGTTGTTTTTGCATTATTAAAAGAAGAATGGTTAAAAACCTAATTTGTTTAAAATAAAAAGGGAAGTTACCTTCCCTTTTCATTACGAGTTTTCCTTAAAAAAGGAAAAGTTCATACACTTAACTAAAAACATTCAAAAACTACGATTTATAATTTATTTAAACAAATACTGTGTTTAAATTTGTTGGCAAAAGCAATACTAAAAAGCATCTCTTTGCTAACAACTCTTTCTCATAATTATTTGATAAAAATAAAGCAAATGTCATACCAAAACTATAAATCCCCATAAAACCATTATTTTTTCGTTATTTGTGTAGAAAAAAATGTAGATATTTTTCACAAAATTCCTAATTCAAGTAATTTCATTACAATTTAAACTATTTACAATAATTAAGTACATTTGTAAAAACAATAATAGAATGCTTATAATTGGTATTGCTGGCGGAACCGGAAGCGGTAAAACAACTGTTGTTCACCAAATAATGAACGAATTACCGGAAACCGAAGTAGGTATTATTTCGCAAGATTCGTATTACAAAGCAAATAACCATTTAAGTATGGACGAACGGGCGTTGATTAATTTTGATCATCCAAGAGCCATTGATTTTAATTTACTTTGTAACCATTTAAAAGAATTGAAACAAGGCAAAAGCATTAACCAGCCGGTTTATTCGTTTGTGCATCACAACAGAACCGATGATTATATTTTAACGCATCCGCGAAAAGTAATGATTGTAGAAGGAATTTTGATATTGACCAATCCGGAATTAAGAGAATTGTTTGATATTAAAATTTTTGTACACGCAGATTCAGACGAACGGTTAATCAGAAGATTAAAACGCGATATTGTAGAACGAGGTCGTGATATGGACGAAGTGTTAAACAGGTATCAAACCACACTGAAACCAATGCACGAGCAGTTTATTGAACCGTCAAAGGCGTATGCAGACATCATTATTCCAAACGATAAATACAACACCGTAGCCATTGATATTGTTCAAACGGTTATCAATAAAAAAATTAACGATTAAAATGAAACAAAAAATCGACGCTCTCTTAGTAAAATATCCATTTTTAAAATGGGTCACTAATCGATTTGTTTTAGTAACCTTATTTTTTATTCTTTGGTTGTTGTTTTTTGATACGTATGCTTATTTTGACCACAGAATTATTGATAAAGAAATAAATAAATTAGAAGATAACCGCAATTATTATCAGGGTGAAATCAACAACGACGATAAAAATATCAAAAAACTGTACCGTAAAGAAGAAGTTGAACGATATGCCCGAGAGAAATATTATATGAAGCGCGAAAATGAAGACATTTATATTATTGACAGCGATAAAGAATATCCAACAGAAGAAACTAATTAACAAATCAATACAGCAATATGTTATTTAACGATTTTGAAAAAGTAACATCAAAACAATGGAAAAATCAAATTCAGTACGAATTAAAAGGTGCCGATTATAACGATACATTGGTTTGGGAAAGTTTAGAAGGCATTAAGGTTAAACCTTTCTATCATAACGATGAAGATAGCGTAACCACAGGCGTTTCTACACAAAACTCTAACTTTTCTATTGTTCAGGAAATTTATGTTTTCGATACAGAAAAATCAATCGCAAAAGCAAACGAAGTCTTAAAACGCGGTGCAGAAAGCATTCGTTTCATCATTCCTTCAAACCAAATAAACGTTGTAAACATCATTAATCAATTACAGCAGCAGCCAAAAGCGGTTTACTTGCAATTATTGTTTTTAGATGCCAATGTTGTGGAACAGATAAATACCGAAGCTGCAAAATTACAGTTTGAAGTTTTTGTTTTGATCGATCCTATTCATCAGTTAACTTTTGATGGAAATTTTTATAAAGACGGAACTTCAGATTTTGAAGCCTTGAATAAAATCAACCAAAAAGCCAATAACATCAATTGGTTAACCGTAAAAGCAACCACGTACCAAAACGCAGGTGCAAATATGGTTCAGCAAATTGCCTACACGCTTGCACATACCAACGAATATTTAAACCGAATTGAAAACTTCGATAAAAACATCACGGTTGAAGTCGCTGTTGGCGGAAATTATTTCTTTGAGATTGCTAAACTGCGCGCTATGCGTTTGTCGTTAAATGCGTTGGCAGAAGCTTATGCAACAAACATTACGTTTCATATTCTTGCGAAACCGACTCATCGCAATAAAACCATTTACGATTACAACGTAAATATGCTGCGAACAACTACCGAGTGTATGAGTGCCGTTTTGGGTGGAGCCGATGCGGTTGAAAATTTAGCTTATGATACCATTTTTCATAAAACCAACGAATTTGGCGACCGTATTTCAAGAAATCAATTGCTGATTTTAAAGGAAGAAAGTTATTTTGATAAAGTGAACAATCCGGCAGATGGTGCTTATTACATAGAAAGTTTAACACAGCAGTTAGCAGAAAAAGGTTTGGAACTTTTTAAAGATATCGAAAAAAACGGCGGATTAATTTCACAGTTGATCGAAGGAACCATTCAGCGAAAAATCAATGAAGCGGCTACAAAAGAACAAGAATTATTCAATTCGGGTAAGGAAGTTTTATTGGGAACAAACAAATATCCAAATGCACAAGACAAAATGAGTCACGATTTAGAGTTGTATCCTTTTGTAAAACAAAATCCGCGTAAAACATTAATTACTCCGATCATTGAAAAACGTTTGGCAGAAGCTTTAGAACAAGAACGTTTAGCTAAAGAATAATTTTTGTAACTTTCAGAAAAAGAAGATTATGGAAGCAATCAGAGAAATAGTTAAAGTAAAAAACCGACAGGTAATTATTAATTTACCCGACGATTTTAATGCCGATGAAGTTGAAGTAATTGTATTAAAAACAATTGAAGACGAACTTTCTGAAGAACAAAAAACAATTTTAGAAAACCGCCTTAATGAACCTGAAACAGAATATATTACATCACAAGAATCATTAGATCTTTTGAAAAAAAAATATGGTTTTTAAGGTAATTGTTTCAAAAAGAGCTCAACAAGAAATTGAAAATGCGATAGCGTATTATAATGAAATAAATAAGTCTTTAGCTCAAAGGTTTTATAATGCTGTAGAGACTAATTATAAAAAATTGGAGACAAATCCTTATTTTCAAAATAGATATAAAGAATTTAGGGCAATACCTTTAAAGAAATTCCCTTTTCTAATTTTCTATCATGTTGATGAGGATAAACATATAATAAAAATACTTTCTTGCTTTCACACATCAAGAAGTACCAAGAAATATCCAGAATAGTAAATATTCAGAAATTAAAATTATTAATGAATTTGAAGATTATTTAAAAAATTCATGAGAAAAAACATACAAAATATACAATTACCACAGCAAAAGAAAACGGTTACCAATAATCTAAATTCTTTTGAAACTGCCGAAGGTATCCAAGTAAAGCAAACTTATACGTTAGCCGATGTTGAAGCATTAGAACATATTGGTTTTGGTGCCGGTTTTGCACCTAATTTACGCGGACCTTATGCCACCATGTACGTTCGCCGCCCGTGGACTATCCGTCAGTACGCAGGTTTTTCAACCGCCGAAGAAAGTAATGCTTTTTACAGAAGAAATTTAGCTGCCGGGCAAAAAGGACTTTCGGTTGCGTTTGATTTAGCTACACACCGCGGCTACGATTCTGACCACGAACGTGTGGTGGGCGATGTTGGTAAAGCCGGCGTAGCAATCGACTCGGTTGAAGATATGAAAATCTTATTTGATCAGATTCCTTTAGATGAAATGTCGGTTTCTATGACCATGAACGGCGCTGTTTTACCTATTTTGGCATTTTACATTGTAGCAGCAAAAGAACAAGGTGTCGATGAAAAACTACTTTCAGGAACCATTCAAAACGATATTTTAAAGGAGTTTATGGTGCGTAACACGTACATTTATCCACCTACGCCCTCAATGAAAATCATTGCTGATATTTTTGATTATACCAGCAAAAATATGCCTAAATTCAACTCGATTTCTATATCGGGTTACCATATGCAAGAAGCCGGTGCTACCGCAGATATTGAGTTGGCTTATACCCTTGCCGATGGTTTAGAATACATTCGCACGGGCTTGGCTGCCGGAATGAAAGTTGATGAATTTGCACCTCGCCTTTCATTTTTCTGGGCAATTGGTATGAATCATTTTATGGAGATTGCCAAAATGCGCGCCGGTAGAATGATTTGGGCTAAATTGATAAAACAGTTTAATACCAATTCAGAAAAATCGTTGGCGTTGCGTACACACTGCCAAACTTCGGGGTGGAGTTTAACCGAGCAAGATCCGTTTAACAATGTGGCTCGTACGGCTATTGAAGCTGCTGCTGCTGCTTTTGGTGGAACACAATCGTTACACACCAATGCGTTAGATGAAGCTATTGCCCTACCAACCGATTTTTCGGCTCGAATTGCCCGTAATACGCAGATTTTCTTACAAGAAGAAACCAAGATTTGTAAAACGGTTGATCCATGGGCAGGAAGTTATTATGTGGAAAGTTTAACGGCGGAGATTGCTGAAAAAGCTTGGAAATTAATTGAAGAAGTAGAATCTTATGGCGGAATGACCAAAGCTATTGAAGCCGGAATTCCTAAAATGCGGATCGAAGAAGCTGCGGCTCGTAAACAGGCTCGTATCGATTCTGGTCA is from Flavobacterium dauae and encodes:
- a CDS encoding TolC family protein: MKYRISILLAFLGFFAQAQEQLTLKDAVNYALQNKADAVKAKLNVENSEYKIQEVRANALPQISANGGLTYNAIIPQMALVMGDQVQVIQMGTPWQSNATLSLNQQLFNQAVFTGLKAAKTTREFYKINAQLTEEQVIEKVANSYYEVYKTESQLKTIDKTIENTTRVRDVIQSLYDNGLAKKIDLDRTNVTLNNLKSNRQQLVNALQLQENALKYLIGMDMNQDINMPENTFEVTKHALVDESVNIENRTEIKLLEKQSELLTLNKKAITAEGYPNLSMNANIGYNGFGDTFPWFAKPADGVYWSGTSAIGLNLTIPIFNGGSIRAKVKQAQIDIEKLEADKRDTRLALDMALRNAVTQLNNSLITLNTQKENVNLAKEVLTNIENNYKFGLATLTDLLDAETQYADAQNNHTNALLDYKVAEIQLIKAKGELKSLTEE
- a CDS encoding efflux RND transporter periplasmic adaptor subunit; translation: MKKVIITGIVIIAALAGIMYVLNKNKANSEAQTAIVAQKNAAVAVRVETADFKNVNGEYVANGVFAPKQEVKISAETAGIVTKVLVKEGSFVSAGQTLAVIKADKQNVNVSNAQANYNNAKAEVERYQSAYATGGVTKQQLDQMKLQLINAKNNLQSAQITAGDVNIKASFSGIVNKKSVEPGAYANPGTELFEIVNVSTLKLKVKVDEKNVGSLKLGQSIKVESPVVADKEFTGKISFIAPKADESLNFPVELEIQNNAANDLKAGMYGNAYFGNSQMANVLIVPRTAFVGSVSSNQVFVYKEGKAVLTKVVSGRTFGDAIEVISGIEKGTKVITSGQINLANGTAVEIIK
- a CDS encoding efflux RND transporter permease subunit, yielding MKISEISIKRPSVIIVLFSMLILGGIASYLSMGYELIPKFDVNVINVQTVYPGAAPSEVETSVTKVIEDAVSSLENVKKLESKSMEGVSVVMITLNTGADVNFLLTDAQRKINAVINDLPEDAKTPSLNKFSLDDVPIMNLSITSSLTEKELYDLLDQKIQPVFARINGVAKVDLVGGEEREIQVSVKPEKLAGYGLTISQVQQVLAQSNMDFPTGNIKTKNNQTTIRLSGKFTSLDQMRNLPITTPSGTSIRLSDIAEVQDGIKDIEKIARIGQKNTILMQVYKQSDANAVEVSEAVKQTIAVKDGDGKIVSGIEKDYKAQNIQISIASDSTDYTINAANHVMVDLAIAVALVAFIMLFFLHSLRDAAIATIAIPLSLIATFIGLNLFGYTLNLMSLLGLSLVVGILVDDAIVVIENIHRHMEMGKNKVRAAYDGAAEIGFTVTAITLVIVVVFLPIALSTGLVSDILRQFCVTVVIATLLSLVVSFTVVPWLYSRFGKLSHISKHSFFGKILYGFEAGLGKLTNGISGILEWSLKNRKNKIIALLVTLLLFFSSIGLVGAGYIGGDFFPSSDKEEFLLQFELPKDASIEQTNLLTQKAEAYLAKRPEIEKMITTVGQASDGMMTTSGTKYKSEIQIFLKDGNSKIEPTKVYSAKLKREMEALLVGVKVKTVEVGIMGAEQAPLMLTVIASSQEDALEYAQKAADLLQKIPGSREIRLTSEDGNPEVVVKLDRDKMNALGLNVATVGMTMQTAFAGNDDMKYRAGDTEYDIRVRYDEIGRGTIEDVRSLKFINNKGQSIMLEQFADITYGSGPTLLERRDKSPSVSVQAQVVGKSEGTIATEWEEQFSKLELKPGVSFKWGGNKENQDEGFGTLGIALLAAILLVYAVMVILYDSFSKPFIILFSIPLSFIGALLFLALTNQSLNIFTILGIIMLIGLVAKNAIMLVDFANHKKDLGYSTYDALVAANHARFRPILMTTIAMVIGMLPIAMATGDGADMNRGLAIVIIGGLLSSLFLTLIIVPVIYSIFDGIGRRFGKGKKANYEELMEADYEENENYVDEFGEKQN
- a CDS encoding CsbD family protein, yielding MDRLELEGKWNKIKGSVKQKYADWFNNDTTFAEGKLEEYIGKIQQKTGRTKEDIEQEIRDWKDDNNHL
- a CDS encoding AIM24 family protein; protein product: MSEYTLAAFVEKTKQKEREHDYFEIEKPQMLEINLNNQFVWTKNGSMVAYVGNIKFEREGMLSGGIGNLLKKTLTGEGAKLMKASGTGRLYVADSGKKVQILQLQGESICVNGNDILAHDQTIKNEITMLKSIAGMMSGGLFQIRLTGNGHVAISTHGDPLTLLVKPGEPVFTDPNATVAWSGNLKPELKTNVSFESLLGRGSGEEFQMMFQGEGWVLIQPYEEVYFQQK
- a CDS encoding GNAT family N-acetyltransferase; the encoded protein is MIIQTQRLTIRSIDFKDSVQVYKYRSNPEINQYLSFVPESIEEVDQFIAKNPKEFNLPETWFQLAIVLKETSEVIGDIGVHFFGKENKQVALGYTLSNLHQNKGFATEALKNVIDFLFTNLNKHRIVLSIDPENKASIKLAKRLGFRKEGHFVKSLFFKNQWVDDVVFALLKEEWLKT
- the udk gene encoding uridine kinase, which produces MLIIGIAGGTGSGKTTVVHQIMNELPETEVGIISQDSYYKANNHLSMDERALINFDHPRAIDFNLLCNHLKELKQGKSINQPVYSFVHHNRTDDYILTHPRKVMIVEGILILTNPELRELFDIKIFVHADSDERLIRRLKRDIVERGRDMDEVLNRYQTTLKPMHEQFIEPSKAYADIIIPNDKYNTVAIDIVQTVINKKIND
- a CDS encoding septum formation initiator family protein; this encodes MKQKIDALLVKYPFLKWVTNRFVLVTLFFILWLLFFDTYAYFDHRIIDKEINKLEDNRNYYQGEINNDDKNIKKLYRKEEVERYAREKYYMKRENEDIYIIDSDKEYPTEETN
- a CDS encoding methylmalonyl-CoA mutase subunit beta yields the protein MLFNDFEKVTSKQWKNQIQYELKGADYNDTLVWESLEGIKVKPFYHNDEDSVTTGVSTQNSNFSIVQEIYVFDTEKSIAKANEVLKRGAESIRFIIPSNQINVVNIINQLQQQPKAVYLQLLFLDANVVEQINTEAAKLQFEVFVLIDPIHQLTFDGNFYKDGTSDFEALNKINQKANNINWLTVKATTYQNAGANMVQQIAYTLAHTNEYLNRIENFDKNITVEVAVGGNYFFEIAKLRAMRLSLNALAEAYATNITFHILAKPTHRNKTIYDYNVNMLRTTTECMSAVLGGADAVENLAYDTIFHKTNEFGDRISRNQLLILKEESYFDKVNNPADGAYYIESLTQQLAEKGLELFKDIEKNGGLISQLIEGTIQRKINEAATKEQELFNSGKEVLLGTNKYPNAQDKMSHDLELYPFVKQNPRKTLITPIIEKRLAEALEQERLAKE
- a CDS encoding type II toxin-antitoxin system RelE/ParE family toxin; translation: MVFKVIVSKRAQQEIENAIAYYNEINKSLAQRFYNAVETNYKKLETNPYFQNRYKEFRAIPLKKFPFLIFYHVDEDKHIIKILSCFHTSRSTKKYPE